The following proteins come from a genomic window of Heyndrickxia acidicola:
- the ytzI gene encoding YtzI protein, whose protein sequence is MLMTTIIIVGVLIVLLVVVLSWVTTSKAYAYKHTIDPIENNPHLKKLEESEQDSRKD, encoded by the coding sequence ATGCTGATGACGACGATTATTATTGTTGGCGTCCTGATTGTTTTATTGGTTGTCGTTCTTTCGTGGGTAACAACGTCAAAAGCGTATGCTTACAAACACACCATTGATCCGATAGAAAACAACCCTCACTTAAAAAAACTGGAGGAATCTGAACAGGATAGCAGGAAGGATTGA
- a CDS encoding Dps family protein has translation MEKKQIISLINKQVANWTVLYTKLHNFHWFVKGHHFFTLHEKFEELYNTADGYIDELAERILALDGRPAATLKEVLEIASVQEAEGNLSAEEMVQTLISDFQSLSSELAEGIEEAGNAGDGSTADLLTGIQEDIEKHAWMLKAYLG, from the coding sequence ATGGAAAAAAAACAAATTATATCTTTAATCAATAAGCAGGTTGCTAACTGGACGGTGCTTTATACCAAATTACATAATTTTCACTGGTTCGTGAAAGGACATCATTTCTTTACCCTTCATGAAAAGTTTGAAGAACTGTATAATACCGCAGACGGGTATATTGATGAGCTGGCTGAGCGTATTTTAGCGCTTGATGGAAGACCTGCTGCCACTTTAAAAGAAGTGCTGGAAATTGCTTCTGTACAGGAGGCGGAAGGCAATCTATCGGCGGAAGAAATGGTGCAGACACTAATTAGTGATTTCCAATCATTATCCAGTGAACTGGCAGAGGGAATTGAAGAAGCTGGAAATGCAGGAGATGGCTCTACAGCGGATTTGCTTACTGGCATTCAGGAGGATATAGAAAAGCATGCATGGATGCTGAAGGCGTATCTGGGATAA
- a CDS encoding DUF6154 family protein, whose amino-acid sequence MRLVDELYEVYKNRLTGDEEDLDIITFAVLESSNRKELLEIVNDMNDKELQHFINLYLVETLKGKFAQAADPFSYPPSNYLH is encoded by the coding sequence GTGAGATTAGTTGATGAACTATACGAGGTATATAAAAACCGATTGACCGGGGATGAAGAGGATCTTGATATTATTACATTTGCCGTTCTAGAAAGCTCCAACCGCAAAGAATTGCTTGAAATTGTAAATGATATGAACGATAAAGAGCTTCAGCATTTCATTAACCTTTATTTAGTTGAGACGCTAAAAGGAAAATTCGCTCAAGCAGCAGATCCTTTTTCTTATCCTCCATCAAATTATTTACATTGA
- a CDS encoding hydrolase gives MEDEKKVYFIEIASGEISRRSTDSPWNFQIEATDDEITQLREVFQQNYEAEWEGFFRAHVPFIEYHYDRVNDVYDQNMMKAYSMIYNLGNLEAKKHIENMGILSSFTTK, from the coding sequence ATGGAAGATGAAAAGAAAGTTTATTTTATAGAAATTGCCAGCGGTGAAATTTCGAGACGGTCAACGGATTCTCCCTGGAATTTTCAAATAGAAGCAACCGATGATGAAATAACACAGCTGAGAGAAGTATTTCAGCAAAATTATGAAGCCGAATGGGAAGGGTTTTTTAGAGCGCATGTCCCTTTTATTGAATATCACTACGACCGTGTTAACGATGTTTATGATCAAAATATGATGAAGGCTTACAGCATGATTTATAATCTGGGAAATCTTGAGGCAAAAAAACATATTGAAAATATGGGAATTCTAAGCAGCTTCACCACTAAATAA
- the ytkD gene encoding RNA deprotection pyrophosphohydrolase: MNQTFRDQNGYKVCLSFSKHSFPIVSKHVLVLCMFGEEWLLTSHPVRGLEFPGGKVEDNESVEEAAKREVFEETGGIVKRGSFIGEYMVEDTEKGPFVKTILFASIEQLEKKEHYNETNGPILIKGTLSDKLNREDFSFIMNDGVVFAAIERARDLQLLP; encoded by the coding sequence ATGAATCAAACGTTTAGGGACCAAAATGGCTACAAAGTCTGCCTTTCATTTTCAAAGCATTCCTTTCCAATTGTATCCAAGCATGTGCTAGTGTTATGCATGTTTGGGGAGGAGTGGCTTTTAACCAGCCATCCTGTAAGGGGTCTGGAATTTCCAGGGGGAAAAGTAGAAGACAATGAATCAGTAGAAGAAGCAGCAAAACGGGAGGTTTTTGAAGAAACAGGCGGTATCGTTAAAAGGGGTTCCTTTATTGGAGAGTACATGGTGGAAGACACGGAGAAAGGCCCTTTTGTAAAAACGATCTTATTCGCTAGTATTGAACAGTTGGAAAAGAAAGAGCATTATAATGAAACCAATGGTCCCATTCTGATCAAAGGGACTTTATCTGACAAACTGAACAGGGAAGATTTTAGTTTTATTATGAATGATGGAGTAGTCTTTGCTGCGATCGAAAGAGCAAGGGATTTGCAGCTGCTTCCATAA
- a CDS encoding ABC transporter permease — translation MKASDKTTLLHKQFILGIKKEKRLVRFYQLLILVVFMGLWETASRLGWIDPLIFSSPSRIWSLLITKLADGTLYMNLFITVFETIMGFVLGTLLGTILAAILWWSPFLSKVLDPYLVIFNAMPKVALGPVLIVLMGPGFSSIISMGIIISVIVTTIVIYTAFRDVDPNYLKVLKTFGASRFQAFKEAVLPGSFPAIISTLKVNVGLSWVGVIVGEYLVSSKGLGYMIIYGFQVFNFTLVMLSMIIIAVIATIMYQLVDFLEKKLIKDL, via the coding sequence TTGAAGGCCTCTGATAAAACCACATTGCTTCACAAGCAGTTTATCCTGGGGATTAAGAAAGAAAAAAGACTGGTACGTTTTTATCAGCTTTTGATTTTGGTTGTGTTTATGGGTTTATGGGAAACAGCCAGCCGACTTGGCTGGATTGATCCGCTGATTTTCAGCTCTCCAAGCAGAATTTGGAGCCTTCTTATCACCAAGCTTGCCGACGGTACTCTTTATATGAATTTATTTATTACTGTATTTGAAACCATAATGGGCTTTGTACTCGGTACGCTTCTCGGCACCATCCTCGCGGCAATCCTTTGGTGGTCTCCTTTCTTGTCAAAGGTTCTTGATCCTTATCTTGTCATCTTTAATGCCATGCCGAAAGTAGCCTTGGGTCCAGTATTAATTGTGCTTATGGGACCCGGCTTTTCTTCCATTATTTCAATGGGGATCATTATCTCTGTCATTGTTACCACCATTGTCATTTACACTGCCTTCCGTGATGTAGACCCTAATTATCTTAAAGTGTTAAAAACCTTTGGCGCTTCAAGATTTCAAGCCTTTAAGGAAGCTGTTTTGCCTGGTTCCTTTCCCGCCATTATCTCTACACTTAAAGTGAATGTCGGGCTTTCTTGGGTGGGGGTCATTGTGGGAGAATATCTTGTTTCTTCAAAAGGGCTTGGTTATATGATTATTTACGGATTCCAAGTATTTAATTTTACACTTGTTATGCTTTCCATGATCATCATAGCCGTTATTGCCACCATTATGTATCAGCTGGTAGACTTTCTGGAAAAGAAACTAATTAAAGATTTATAA
- a CDS encoding ABC transporter ATP-binding protein, with protein sequence MSFLTVDHIHHSYFNSKNATQVLEDVSFQIEEGEFISILGPSGCGKTTVLSILAGLMPPTEGSVMIDGQSPALQLSSIGYMLQQDYLFPWKTIEENILLGLKLMKRLTPETKIQALALLKDIGLAGVEQQFPRQLSGGMRQRAALVRTLAFNPKILLLDEPFSALDFQTKLKLEDLVFETLRNVKKTAVLVTHDIGEAISMSDRILLFAAKPGRLHKIFKVPDELRFIKPFQVRSMPSYSVLFNEIWKELESLEGL encoded by the coding sequence ATGAGCTTCCTTACCGTTGATCACATTCACCACAGCTATTTCAATTCAAAAAATGCCACACAAGTCTTAGAGGATGTTTCTTTTCAAATTGAAGAGGGGGAATTCATATCAATCCTGGGCCCCAGCGGCTGCGGCAAAACAACAGTACTATCCATTCTTGCAGGACTGATGCCTCCAACGGAAGGATCCGTCATGATTGATGGGCAGTCTCCCGCTTTGCAATTATCATCCATTGGCTATATGCTTCAGCAGGATTATTTGTTCCCCTGGAAAACCATAGAGGAAAATATATTATTGGGTCTTAAGCTAATGAAACGATTAACCCCTGAAACGAAAATACAAGCCTTAGCGCTTTTAAAGGATATTGGTCTTGCCGGAGTAGAACAACAGTTTCCAAGGCAGCTATCCGGAGGGATGAGGCAGAGGGCAGCCCTCGTCCGGACCCTTGCTTTCAATCCAAAGATTTTACTTTTGGATGAACCCTTTTCAGCACTTGATTTTCAAACAAAACTCAAACTGGAGGATTTAGTATTTGAAACCTTGAGGAATGTAAAAAAGACAGCCGTCTTGGTTACGCATGATATAGGTGAAGCCATTTCTATGAGTGACCGTATTCTGTTGTTTGCTGCAAAACCAGGAAGGCTTCACAAGATCTTTAAGGTTCCGGATGAATTGCGGTTCATTAAACCTTTTCAGGTTAGGAGCATGCCTTCCTATTCTGTTCTCTTTAATGAAATATGGAAGGAGCTGGAGTCACTTGAAGGCCTCTGA